The genome window CGCCTGCGGGATTGCACGAACTGGTGACCGTGGCCAAAAGTCTTCAGGTTCTTCCTTTTCAGTGGGGGTATGTGTTTCAGGGCGCGCAGGATGAAGGCCTTGTCTGTAATTTCTTCGAGTTGCTCTGGGGTATGGGAGGGGATTTGAATCTGGACGGGGGAGAAATCGTTCTCAATACCCCGGAAGCAGTCGAGGCTCTGCGGTGGCAGCAGAACTTGATTCATTTGCACAAGATCAGTCCGCCAGGGGTCACGAAATATCATGAGGAAGAAACACGCCACATGTTCCATGAGGGCCGCGCTGTGTTTATGCACAATTGGCCTTATGCCTGGATCCTGGCTCAGAAGCCGGACTCCCCGGTGCGGGGAAAGGTGGGGATTTTGCCGCTGCTGCAGCGGGCGGACAAGGAGAGTCCCCCGGTGCTGGGCGGATGGAGGTTCGGGATCTCTGCCTTGAGCGAGCACCCGGAAGAGGCCTGGGAGTTTATTCGCTTTGCGACAAGCGCGGAAAGCCAGAAACTTTTTCATTTTGCGAACGGCGCGATTCCCACGCGGCGCGCTTTATTCGAGGATCCGGAAATCCTGCTCGAGAGCCCGCACTATTCAGCGCTCTATCCGGCCCTCCTGAAGGCGCACGCGCGGCCCATGCACCCGAAGTATGCGCAGGTTTCTGGTGTGCTCCAGCGGCATTTGCACCGGGCCCTGGTCAGCGGTGAAGACCCGCAGAAAGTCCTCAAGGCTGCGGAGGCTGAATTGCTGTCCACCCTTGACTAGATCATTTTGCTAGAATAGCCGCTAAGCCTATGCCCGACTTCAATCACGCCACTGTTGTTTGCTTCGAAAACCGCAAGGCCGAGCGCCTGGCTGCCCTCGTCCGGGAGCACGGTGGCAATCCTCTCTCCGCGCCGGCCATGCAGGAAATCCGCCTCCAGAAGAACCCCGAGCTCCTGAGTTTCGGAGAGCGGCTCACGGCCGGGACCATCGACGTTGTCCTGTTTATGAGCGGCGGTGGCGCAGCCCATCTTTTGGACACCCTTTCTGCGATCTACGGAGCAGATGCCCTTTGCGCAGCTTTAACGAAGACCACTGTTCTGGCGCGCGGCCCAAAATCCGCTGAAGTTCTGAGCGCGGCAGGCCTTAGTGGTTTGCTTGTGGCGCCGGAGCCCAGTACTTGGCGTGAGGTTCTGGAGGTCCTGGACATGAGCGAGCGCGGCATTGAGTTGGAGGGTAAGTGCGTCGCAGTCCAGGAATCCGGCAGTTCCAATGCGGCTTTCTTGGCGGAACTTCAGCAACGCGGCGCGCGTGTGGTTCAGGTGCCTATTTATCGTTGGGCTCTTCCGGACGATACGCAGCCGCTCAAGAATGCGATTCATAGCCTTGCCTCCGGGAAAATTCCCTTTGCGGTCTTTACCAACAGCACGCAGGTGCGTCATGTGATGCGCATCGCCGCGGAGCTGGGACTTCAGCCCCAACTCACGGAAGCCTTTCGCAAACACACGGTGGTGGCTTCAATCGGTCCCTCAACCACGGATGTGCTTCAGGAATTGGGGTGGTCTGCGGATTGGGAATCGCTCGTGTCGCGCTTGGAGCCCTTGGTCATTGAGCTGGCGCGACATGCGGCCGAGTTGAGGCGCCGGAAGGTGGATCCGGAAGAGGCTGCTGCCCTTTGGGTGCAGGAGCGTTCGCAGGCCAAGAAAGAATCAGGCCCTGCGAGGAATCGATCCCATTTTCTCTTGGCCTGTTGGGGGGAGCCCACAGAGGTGACGCCTGTTTGGTTTATGCGCCAGGCCGGGCGCTATATGGAGGAGTACCGCAGGATCCGGGCCAAGGTTCCTTTCCTGCAAATGTGCCGCAATGCGGATTTGGTTGCCGAGGTCACGGTTTCAGCGGCCGAGCGCATTGGCGCGGATGCGGCCATTGTGTTCTCCGATATCTTGGTGGTCCTGGAGCCCATGGGTTTGGGGTTGCGCTACTCGCGCGGCGAAGGGCCGGTGATCGAAGGGCGGATTCGCGGGGCAGAGGATATCCACCGCCTCGGCGAAATCAATGCGCGTGAGAGCCTGCAATACGTTTTTGACGGAGTGCGGCGGACGCGCGAGGCCTTGGCCGATCATTTGCCGCTCATCGGTTTTTGCGGCGCGCCTTTTACTCTGGCCTCCTACATCTTGGAGGGAGGTTCCTCCCGTCAATTTCTCAAGACCAAGCATCTGATGTATACGGATTCCGGGGCCTGGCACGCGCTGATGGGCATTTTGACGCGCGGGCTCATCCATTATCTCAACGGTCAGATCGAGGCAGGCGCGGACGCAGTTCAGATTTTTGACAGCTGGCTGGGTTGCTTGAGCCCGGAGGATTACCGCGAGTCTGTGCTGCCTCACACACAGGCGCTTATCCAGGGAGTGCGCGAGGGAGTGCCCGTGATTCATTTTGGAACAGGCACGACTTCAATCCTGGAGGACATGCGCCGCGCGGGCGGGCAAGTTATCGGTGTGGACTGGCGTGTGGACCTGGACGCGGCGCGCATCCGCGTGGGTTACGAGCGCTCGGTCCAAGGGAATTTGGATCCTGCCGTGCTCTGCACGGATTACCCGACCATCCGCCGGCACGTGCGCCGCATTCTGGAGCTCAACGGCGGGCGGCCCGGCCATATCTTTAACCTGGGACACGGGGTCTTGCCTCAAACACCCGTGGACCATGTTATTGCGGCCATTGACATGGTGCATGAGATGTCATTGCGGGGCGGACGCTAGGGAGGAGCGGCAATCGATGCCCTATGACCACATTCTCCTAATCGGATATGGGGCCCCGGAGCAGCCTGACGACGTGTTGCCTTTTTTAGAGGAGGCCACACGCGGCGTGCGGGTTTCGCGGGAACGTCT of Candidatus Omnitrophota bacterium contains these proteins:
- a CDS encoding ABC transporter substrate-binding protein; the encoded protein is MKFLFRSLLLALLLSSCARGPANTGAITLRFMDAPDIGGAWAQLIDRFEAAHADIHIELIEGPASTNAREEIYTEAFLSGEPIFDLVYMDIIWLAQFAHSGWLRSLIPYIEEDALEEFLPGDVAGCKYQDELYAVPMRSDTSVLYYRKDLLEEAGFPPPAGLHELVTVAKSLQVLPFQWGYVFQGAQDEGLVCNFFELLWGMGGDLNLDGGEIVLNTPEAVEALRWQQNLIHLHKISPPGVTKYHEEETRHMFHEGRAVFMHNWPYAWILAQKPDSPVRGKVGILPLLQRADKESPPVLGGWRFGISALSEHPEEAWEFIRFATSAESQKLFHFANGAIPTRRALFEDPEILLESPHYSALYPALLKAHARPMHPKYAQVSGVLQRHLHRALVSGEDPQKVLKAAEAELLSTLD
- the hemE gene encoding uroporphyrinogen decarboxylase, whose protein sequence is MPDFNHATVVCFENRKAERLAALVREHGGNPLSAPAMQEIRLQKNPELLSFGERLTAGTIDVVLFMSGGGAAHLLDTLSAIYGADALCAALTKTTVLARGPKSAEVLSAAGLSGLLVAPEPSTWREVLEVLDMSERGIELEGKCVAVQESGSSNAAFLAELQQRGARVVQVPIYRWALPDDTQPLKNAIHSLASGKIPFAVFTNSTQVRHVMRIAAELGLQPQLTEAFRKHTVVASIGPSTTDVLQELGWSADWESLVSRLEPLVIELARHAAELRRRKVDPEEAAALWVQERSQAKKESGPARNRSHFLLACWGEPTEVTPVWFMRQAGRYMEEYRRIRAKVPFLQMCRNADLVAEVTVSAAERIGADAAIVFSDILVVLEPMGLGLRYSRGEGPVIEGRIRGAEDIHRLGEINARESLQYVFDGVRRTREALADHLPLIGFCGAPFTLASYILEGGSSRQFLKTKHLMYTDSGAWHALMGILTRGLIHYLNGQIEAGADAVQIFDSWLGCLSPEDYRESVLPHTQALIQGVREGVPVIHFGTGTTSILEDMRRAGGQVIGVDWRVDLDAARIRVGYERSVQGNLDPAVLCTDYPTIRRHVRRILELNGGRPGHIFNLGHGVLPQTPVDHVIAAIDMVHEMSLRGGR